Proteins from a genomic interval of Capsicum annuum cultivar UCD-10X-F1 chromosome 4, UCD10Xv1.1, whole genome shotgun sequence:
- the LOC107868451 gene encoding low affinity inorganic phosphate transporter 1 has protein sequence MAGEANNNLQVLNALDLAKTQLYHFTAIIIAGMGFFTDAYDLFSISLVTKLLGRLYYTKPDLLKPGTLPPGVSSSVTGVALVGTLAGQLFFGWLGDKMGRKKVYGITLVLMVVCSLASGLSFGNTPKGVMATLCFFRFWLGFGIGGDYPLSATIMSEYANKKTRGAFIAAVFAMQGFGILFSGIIALIVSAGFDHAYKAPTFADNAALSTVPQADYIWRIILMFGALPAGLTYYWRMKMPETARYTALVAKDAKRAAQDMGKVLQVDIDPEAAKIEQLSRDEANKFGLFSWEFVRRHGVHLFGTCSTWFLLDIAFYSQNLFQKDVFSAIGWIPPAATMNAVQEVYKISRAQTLIALCSTVPGYWVTVALIDIIGRFSIQLIGFFFMTVFMFAIAIPYHHWTLKDNRIGFVIMYSLTFFFANFGPNATTFVVPAEIFPARLRSTCHGISAAAGKAGAIVGAYGFLYAAQNKDPKKTDAGYPTGIGIKNSLIVLGCINALGMICTFCVPEPKGKSLEEASQETISGET, from the coding sequence ATGGCTGGTGAGGCTAATAACAATCTACAAGTTCTTAATGCACTTGATTTGGCTAAAACTCAACTTTATCATTTCACAGCAATTATTATTGCTGGCATGGGATTTTTCACTGATGCTTATGATCTCTTTAGCATTTCACTTGTCACAAAGTTACTTGGACGTTTATACTACACGAAACCGGATTTGTTGAAGCCCGGGACACTCCCTCCGGGTGTGTCTTCATCGGTCACGGGTGTTGCCTTAGTTGGGACCCTCGCGGGCCAGCTATTCTTCGGTTGGCTCGGAGACAAAATGGGGCGAAAAAAGGTGTATGGTATAACTTTGGTACTCATGGTTGTGTGTTCACTTGCTTCCGGACTCTCCTTTGGTAATACTCCTAAGGGTGTTATGGCTACACTTTGTTTCTTTAGGTTTTGGCTTGGATTTGGCATTGGTGGCGATTACCCTTTATCGGCCACGATTATGTCTGAATACGCTAACAAGAAGACGCGTGGTGCATTCATAGCCGCGGTCTTCGCTATGCAAGGGTTCGGAATCTTGTTCAGTGGGATAATTGCACTGATTGTTTCGGCAGGTTTTGATCATGCTTATAAGGCCCCTACTTTCGCGGACAATGCAGCTCTGTCTACTGTGCCACAAGCCGACTACATTTGGCGTATAATCCTCATGTTCGGGGCGTTGCCTGCAGGACTCACTTACTACTGGCGCATGAAGATGCCTGAAACTGCTCGTTACACGGCTCTAGTGGCGAAAGATGCTAAAAGAGCCGCGCAGGACATGGGGAAAGTACTGCAGGTTGACATTGATCCTGAGGCAGCGAAAATCGAGCAATTGTCAAGAGATGAAGCCAATAAATTCGGCCTGTTTTCGTGGGAATTTGTGCGTCGCCATGGAGTGCACCTATTCGGAACATGTTCTACATGGTTTTTACTAGACATTGCTTTCTACAGCCAGAATCTTTTCCAAAAAGATGTGTTCTCAGCAATTGGATGGATTCCTCCGGCCGCAACAATGAATGCTGTTCAGGAAGTTTACAAAATCTCCAGAGCGCAAACCTTGATTGCGCTCTGTAGTACGGTGCCAGGGTATTGGGTCACCGTGGCATTGATTGATATCATCGGAAGGTTCAGTATCCAATTGATAGGATTTTTCTTCATGACCGTGTTCATGTTCGCGATCGCTATCCCCTACCATCATTGGACATTGAAGGACAACCGTATTGGATTCGTCATAATGTACTCCCTTACATTTTTCTTCGCGAATTTTGGACCTAACGCGACTACATTTGTGGTACCGGCTGAGATTTTCCCAGCCAGGCTTAGGTCAACATGTCATGGTATTTCCGCGGCTGCTGGTAAGGCTGGAGCTATAGTGGGAGCATACGGATTCCTATACGCTGCGCAAAACAAAGATCCAAAGAAAACCGATGCAGGATACCCCACGGGTATCGGAATAAAGAACTCGCTCATTGTTCTAGGGTGCATCAATGCACTAGGAATGATTTGCACATTTTGTGTGCCAGAGCCAAAAGGAAAATCTCTTGAAGAAGCATCACAAGAAACTATCTCTGGAGAAACATGA